The Pandoraea apista genomic interval CATGGTCCAGGCCGGTGCCCGCCCGATGACGGCATTGCAGTATCTGCTGGAATTGCAACGTGACTGGGCGCGCACCGACACGTACGACATGACCACGGGGATTGCGAAGAAGTGGGGCGGCGCGTACGGGATCGGCATCAACTATGCCAAGACGATGTTCAACGCTCACGAAGGGTAAACCGGAGGAAGACGATGAGGTCCTCCCCCCTGTCATTGGCCGTCGACGTAGCGGTTGGTGCGATCAGGGGGGGGCTTCAAGGCGACCGGCAAGCTTGCGGCGGCGTTGGTCAAGGGTGCGCAGTTGAAGGTCTATGCGGGCGCGCCGCACGCCGCAGCGACCACGCATGCCGATCAAGTCAATGCCGATCCGCCGGCATTCTTCATGAGTTAAGGGGCGAGTGCCCCGGGGGCGCGTCGCGCCTCCCTTCGAGAATTTTTCATGACCCCTGTGTCCACGCCCATTCAGGTACAAGACAATCCGGCGAAGCACCGCTTCGAGTATTCGGTGCAAGGCGAGCATGCCGTCGCAATCTACTCGATTGAGGGCAATGTCATCACGTTCATTCACACGCTCGTGCCTGACGCGTTGCGTGGCCAAGGCATCGCAACGAAGTTGGTGCTCGCAGGGCTGGCCTCGGCTCGGGAGCGTGGTCTACGCGTCATTGCGCAGTGTCCCGTGTTTGCCGCCTACATGCGCGCGCATCCTGAGACGCACGATTTGCTGGCCGATGAAGGCCGCGCTTTGCTCGGTCTGTAACGACACGGAGCCGTCATGATATCGCCCGCTGCTACCGATTTGATCGACAGCCCGCGTCCCCGCGTCCGCCTGCTCGGGCTCGCCATTTCTGCGCGCGCGTTTGAGATTCGCGATTTCCTGAGCCGAAGTGTCGTCACCTTCGACTGGGTCGAGTTGGATGAGGCGGCGGCGCGTCGCATTCCCGGCATTCGGGGGCTGGACGATCCCGGGCTGCCGGTGTGTGAATTTCCCGATGGCACCCGGTTGTACAACCCAAGCGTCGCAGACGTTGCGCGCCGGCTGGGATGGGTGGAAAAACCCCGGCGAAAGGCCTATGACGTGTCCATCTACGGTGCCGGCCCGGCCGGGTTGAGTGCGGCGGTGTATGCCGCTTCGGAAGGGTTGAGCACGGTGCTGGTCGAGCGCGATGCGGTCGGCGGGCAGGCGGGAAACTCTTCGTTGATCGAGAACTACCTGGGGTTTCCTCAGGGTATCAGCGGCGGCGAACTGGCCGAGCGTGCGCGCCAGCAGGCGGTGCGCTTCGGTGCCGAAATTCTCCGTCTGCGCGAGGGGGTCTATGCCGTGTTCGCCGAGCGTGGCATTCATGTCGATCTGGCCGACGGCACACAGCTTTGCGCAAGCACCAACATCTGCGCGACCGGTATCGAGTGGCGGCGCCTCGGCCTGCCGGACGAAGCGCGGTTGCAGGGGCTGGGGCTTTTCTATGGCGCAGGCGCGAGCGAAGCCCCGATGTGCACGGGGGAGACAGTGTACGTGGTCGGTGGCGGTAATTCGGCAGGGCAGGCCGCCATGCATCTGGCGGCCTATGCCCGCGAAGT includes:
- a CDS encoding GNAT family N-acetyltransferase, with amino-acid sequence MTPVSTPIQVQDNPAKHRFEYSVQGEHAVAIYSIEGNVITFIHTLVPDALRGQGIATKLVLAGLASARERGLRVIAQCPVFAAYMRAHPETHDLLADEGRALLGL
- a CDS encoding NAD(P)/FAD-dependent oxidoreductase — translated: MISPAATDLIDSPRPRVRLLGLAISARAFEIRDFLSRSVVTFDWVELDEAAARRIPGIRGLDDPGLPVCEFPDGTRLYNPSVADVARRLGWVEKPRRKAYDVSIYGAGPAGLSAAVYAASEGLSTVLVERDAVGGQAGNSSLIENYLGFPQGISGGELAERARQQAVRFGAEILRLREGVYAVFAERGIHVDLADGTQLCASTNICATGIEWRRLGLPDEARLQGLGLFYGAGASEAPMCTGETVYVVGGGNSAGQAAMHLAAYAREVVMLVRGARLADTLSDYLIQKIQGTSNIRVVTGCEVSALHGDRFLEAITVHERESGAQQVLATHHLFVCIGGLPNTDWARDTAITRDGSGYLVTGPDLTPAMLAAAGWPLARAPFPLETSVPGSFAVGDVRHGSMKRVASAVGEGAMAVAFIHQHLATI